The Populus trichocarpa isolate Nisqually-1 chromosome 18, P.trichocarpa_v4.1, whole genome shotgun sequence genomic interval GCACGGTTTGACGTCAAGCACAAAGCAAACATATTTGgccagaaaatatttttcaaaatgtggCAATCACCGCAATTAAAGAGCTCTCAACTGGCAGCAAAGCCTCCTCCCCCACAAGAAGTCTCGtgttaagaaaaattatcatgattttttaccAAGGATTTTACTTGATGAGAATAGTCAACATTCTACAACTATCCATTGTGATCGAGCTAAAGAAATCATGAAGCTCGTTACCTTTATAATACCATCCATAAGCAACCCAATAACTACAGAATTATCTGAACATGTTGAAGCTCGGTGCTTCAGTCAACAAAGAACATGATCAGGGTTAGAGATGAGCTTCTAGAACAAAGTAATGTCTCCCTTACCACCAAAGTTTGTTGACTTCTTAGATagaatttcagaatttttccAGCCCACAATTTGGTTTGTTGTGGGCTATGTCATGTTATCAAGAGATTCTCCATACCATTTGCTCATACCATGTGGACTCAAAACTACCCTAAAATCACATCCCAAACTAGGTTCTCCGGAACAAAATCATTTGGAAGATTGATCCACCAAAAACTTCACTCCTTGCAGCACTCTCAGCAATGGTGCTGTTGTAATTATTTATAGTCACTCTCAGTGTCAGTACGCCCACCACAACAGACCACGAGTATATATAGCCAACCTTTCTTCTCATCTTCCTTTGCCAAATGCCAAGCAAATTTCAAACCCTGCCGTTAAGCCTCCCCCTTCCCTTCCCAGCAAAATAAACTCAGCCGGAAGAACCACCTGAAACCATTCCAGATGTCCGAACTACCCCTCCTACTCCTCTCCATTCTAGTCCTGGTTTCCCTGCCCTTCAAAGTAATTTCCCAAGATGTCAACGCAGAAAAAACTATCCTCCTAAACCTGAAACAACAACTTGGCAATCCATCGTCCATTCAGTCCTGGAACTCATCATCCTCACCGTGTGAGTGGCCAGACGTGTACTGTGTCGAAGGCGCGGTGACTGGACTTGATCTTGGTAATAAAAACATTACACAGACAATCCCAGCATCAGTTTGTGACCTGAAAAACCTGACATATCTCAACCTGAATTGGAACTACATTCCAGGAGGATTTCCAAAACTTTTGTACAACTGTAAAAAGCTTGAGGAATTGGATCTGTCTCAGAATTATTTTGTTGGTCCGATACCTGATGATATTGATAGATTATCAAGTCTCAGGTATCTATACCTTCAGGGTAACAACTTCACTGGCAATATTCCACCACAGATAGGCAACTTGACAGAGTTGCGAACGCTGTTTCTGCACCAGAATCAGTTCAACGGTACGTTTCCTAAGGAGATTGGTAAGTTGTCCAATCTTGAAGAAATGGCGTTGGCGTATATTGATTTTGTGCCCTCTTCAATTCCAGTGGAGTTTGGTCAGTTAAAGAAGTTGAGGCTCTTGTGGATGAAACTCGCTAATTTGATTGGTGAAATCCCTGAGAGTTTGAGCAATCTTACGAGTCTTGTGCACTTGGATTTAGCTGGAAACGATTTGGAAGGTAAAATTCCTGGTGGGTTGTTTTTGTTGAAGAATTTGACTAATTTGTAtctctttaaaaataagttgtcTGGTGAGATACCTCAGATAGTTGAAACGTTGAATTTGGTGGAGATTGATCTTGCAATGAACCATTTGAATGGTTCGATTACACAAGATTTTGGCAAGTTGAAAAAATTGCAACTTCTGAGTCTCTTTGAAAATCACTTGTCTGGTGAGGTGCCAGCAAGTATAGGCCTTCTTCCTGAGTTGAGAGCATTTAAGGTTTTCACCAACAACTTGAGTGGAGTCTTGCCACCAAAAATGGGCCTTCATTCAACACTTGAAGAATTTGATGTTTCAAACAATCAATTTAGTGGCCGACTGCCTGAAAATTTGTGTGCTGGAGGTGTCTTGCAGGGTGCAGTTGCCTTCGAAAATAATCTCTCTGGGCAGGTACCTCAATCTCTTGGAAATTGCAACAGTTTGCGCACGGTTCAACTTTACAGTAACAACTTTTCAGGCGAGATACCAGCAGGTATTTGGACAGCCTTCAATATGACTTACTTGATGTTAAGTGAGAATTCCTTTTCGGGGGGGCTTCCAAGCAAGCTGGCATGGAATCTGTCGAGGTTGGAACTCAATAACAACAGATTTTCCGGTCCAATTCCTCCTGGAGTCTCTAGCTGGGTGAACTTGGTTGTTTTTGAGGCGAGCAACAATCTGTTTTCTGGTGAAATTCCAGTGGAAATAACGAGTCTGCCCCACCTTTCAAATCTTCTGCTTGACGGGAATCAATTTTCAGGTCAACTCCCTTCCACGATACCATCTTGGAAATCTTTGACTAGTTTGAATCTCTCAAGAAATGGACTTTCTGGCCAGATCCCAAGGGAGATTGGGTCTTTACCTGACCTGCGTTATTTAGATTTGTCTCAAAACCATTTCTCTGGTGAAATCCCTCCTGAATTCGGTCAGCTGAAACTTATTTTCCTCAATTTGTCCTCCAATAATCTATCTGGGAAAATCCCAGATCAGTTTGATAACCTTGCCTATGATAACAGCTTCCTGGAAAATTATAAACTCTGTGCTGTTAATCCAATTCTAAATCTTCCAGATTGCCATACCAAACTTCGTGACTCAGAAAAATTCTCATTCAAAATTCTTTCCTTGATTCTGGTTCTTACTGTGACCATTTTTCTAGTCACTATTATAGTCACCTTGTTTATGGTTAGGGACTGCCCGAGAGGAAAGCAAAAACGTGATCTGGCATCGTGGAAGCTGACATCATTCCAGAGATTGGACTTCACAGAAGCAAACATTTTGGCAAGTTTGACAGAAAATAATCTGATTGGAAGTGGAGGATCAGGGAAGGTATACCGGATTGCCATAAACCGTGCAGGTGACTTTGTTGCTGTCAAGAGGATTTGGAGTAATGAAGAAATGGATCACAAGCTTGAAAAGGAATTTTTGGCAGAGGTTCAGATACTGGGAACAATTAGGCATGCAAACATAGTTAAATTAATGTGCTGTATTTCAAGTGAGAAATCAAAGCTTCTTGTTTATGAGTACATGGAGAACCATAGCCTTGATAGATGGCTTCATGGAAAGAAGAGAAGTTCATCAATGGGAGCAAGTTCGGTCCGTCATTCTGTCTTGGATTGGCCCACGAGGTTCCAGATTGCCATTGGAGCTGCACGAGGCCTATGCTACATGCACCATGACTGCTCCACTCCAATCGTTCATCGAGACGTGAAGTCCAGTAATATCTTGTTGGATTCTGAATTCAAGGCAAGAATAGCAGATTTTGGACTGGCCAAAATGTTGGCTAAGCAAGGAGAGGCTCATACCATGTCTGCTGTAGCAGGTTCCTTCGGTTATATTGCTCCTGGTAAGAGCATTCGACAACCTCATAGTGCGTTGTCACGTATTGACTGTTCATTTTATTCCAGAAGAATTTTGAGATCACACCATTTAAAGCTACTTGTTtctcatttttatcatttttatcgcAGAGTACGCCTATACAACAAAAGTGAACGAAAAAATCGATGTGTATAGCTTCGGAGTTGTACTCCTGGAATTGGCGACCGGAAGAGAACCTAATAGTGGAGATGATGAGGATACAAGCCTTGCAGAATGGGCGTGGCGGCAGTTTGGACAGGGGAAGCCTGTTTCTAATTGCCTTGACCAGGAGATTAAGGAACCGTGTTTCTTGCAAGAGATGACCGCTGTATTCAACCTAGGACTCGTTTGCACTCACTCTTTACCATCCAACAGACCTTCTATGAAAGATGTTTTGGAGATCCTGCGCCGATGTTCTCCAGACAATAACGGTGAGAAAAAGACAGTTTCCGAGTTTGATATTGTTCCTCTTCTGGGAAATGTTACTTGTCTTTCAAGTAACAGACGCAGTAACAGACTGTCTGACGACAACGACGACAGCTTAGTTTACAGCGTATGATGTATCATGGCTCAGCcccctttttttatctttttcttttttgaaatacaaTGTACAAAGGAATAAAATGATTCCAGGTCTCTTCCCACAATCGAGAGCAGCCCCTTATTTCTGAAGGCCGTGACGAAACGGCAGTTCAACACCTTTTAATTCAGACCCTTGGTTAATTCTAACGACTGCGGAACCAGATCTTAGATTGTTGCTTGGGCATGTAGATATTATCTTGTTGAGTGCTAGTTGGTGAAGAGAAACCCTTCCACAACACTCCTGTCCTATTTCAGACAGCAAGCTCTGCccataatacttttaaaagacAGTATTGTGGGGCCACACGTGGTGCATGTTACAGCAGGAAAATCTACCAAATTCGCGAGGAACACATGCCAAAATTTTGTCCACTTCCAAAGGTTGAGGAGAGAGAACTTGCATCTCAAGAATTCAAGTATACAGAGACAAAACCCTTTACAAATCACACAGAGTTGATCCTGTTTGCAGTATTAATTGATtccaaataaacatgaaaaacaagaaactgGCCTTCCCACGCCCACAAGGAAACAACAAATACAACTCTATAACAGCGCAAAAAGTCTTCAAAGCACCGGAATGCTCAACAGCTTCTTGCTCCAGCAAGTTCACTGCTTCTTCCAACCACAGCAATATAACACACCCAAGACTTGGTCAAACCACTGAGATATTCACAATTTAATTCATGGCTGACCTGTCCCAGTCCACATGATAGTGCCAAACACAAACCAAGAACCCCTGACGAATGGCAGCAATTAATGTTTCACTTACCAAATCGCTGGTCCTCTCCTTTCTGAACAGTAATCTCATTTAAGTGTTCCACCTTCCTAATTTTTATGCAGTTGACTTTAAACTCAACCTGCCAAAAAAGAGCCATGCAACAACCAAACAGGACAGCATAAAGATACCATGATTAACATAATGAAATTCAGGGTTTTAAACTGCATGCCTTATCATTGGCTTCTGCAAGGATTCTGACCTAGCACCGTCTTGAGAATTTACAACTTTCCCAATTGCAGTCTTCGGCTACATAATGCAACATAAAGGCAAAAAGTTCAGTTAGCTTCCTGACAAAATATTGGAGGTACAAAATAAAGGAAGGGTTGGTGTATCTGAGCCTTGGACACAAAACATGGTCAAGGTTCTTAAGCACAGTTACTGGAAACATAGCACTTATAGTGGTGCAGGACCTGCCACCACATATGCACCAGTTAGGAGATATTCTGTGCAAACAATTAGCATGATAAGACTATCGAACAAGTATTAATTATAGAACCTTACAGTAGCTGCACAGAAAAAGAAACCTAGCATATACAGTAACTCAGATGTTTCAAATTCATCTGCTAATTTAGATCTGCCCCAATAAAGATCTAGTTGCATGGAACCATTCCTCATTAGGTCCTGATTTTCTACTTGCAAGAACTACAAGGCTGGAGGTCTCTAACAGATTTCTGGAGTTCAAAAGCAAGATTCTCCTCAAATGAAATTTCAGACAAGCAGTGTCATTGTCACAATGACTCATTTCCATGGGGAGAGAAtggggaaagaaagaaagaaagaaagaaagaaatgaacagGCTACGCAGTGAGTAAATGCAGAAAATTCTTCGACAAACAATAGTAAAGTAAAACAgcaatttagattttaaaccTCTAATTCCTCTGGCAAGCCTTTTGGCAACACTCGGCTCATGTTTAAACATCCACTTTCCAGAACCACATCCGCATCCACAGCACATACATTACCCTGCAAAGATCCCCAGTCTCACTATCTCCAGAACTTCCAGTATTGCCACAACCATCCGCTACAATCTTTAACCCAAAAACTTCAAACAGAATAACTCACCTCGCAGTTGAGGTTCTGAGTGCCAGAATGTGACCTTATAACGCTTTCAGCATATTCTACAACCGCTGTCTGACAACATGGTTTGACAAGCTCTTGGTCAACCTCCATGGCTTGACTAGTGCCCGCTACCCAATTTAACAGTTTTCTGGAAGATCCATTCTCCATTAAGTTTGACCCCAAACCTGCAATTTTGTCATTTACACCAGTCTCATGTTTTTCCCCAGTTTCAAAATTTGGTATTTCCTGTGGACTGAGCATCTCCTGTTTTGTAATTGTATTAACCATTGATTCCATTGGCTCTATTCCATTCATAT includes:
- the LOC7476640 gene encoding receptor-like protein kinase HSL1 — its product is MSELPLLLLSILVLVSLPFKVISQDVNAEKTILLNLKQQLGNPSSIQSWNSSSSPCEWPDVYCVEGAVTGLDLGNKNITQTIPASVCDLKNLTYLNLNWNYIPGGFPKLLYNCKKLEELDLSQNYFVGPIPDDIDRLSSLRYLYLQGNNFTGNIPPQIGNLTELRTLFLHQNQFNGTFPKEIGKLSNLEEMALAYIDFVPSSIPVEFGQLKKLRLLWMKLANLIGEIPESLSNLTSLVHLDLAGNDLEGKIPGGLFLLKNLTNLYLFKNKLSGEIPQIVETLNLVEIDLAMNHLNGSITQDFGKLKKLQLLSLFENHLSGEVPASIGLLPELRAFKVFTNNLSGVLPPKMGLHSTLEEFDVSNNQFSGRLPENLCAGGVLQGAVAFENNLSGQVPQSLGNCNSLRTVQLYSNNFSGEIPAGIWTAFNMTYLMLSENSFSGGLPSKLAWNLSRLELNNNRFSGPIPPGVSSWVNLVVFEASNNLFSGEIPVEITSLPHLSNLLLDGNQFSGQLPSTIPSWKSLTSLNLSRNGLSGQIPREIGSLPDLRYLDLSQNHFSGEIPPEFGQLKLIFLNLSSNNLSGKIPDQFDNLAYDNSFLENYKLCAVNPILNLPDCHTKLRDSEKFSFKILSLILVLTVTIFLVTIIVTLFMVRDCPRGKQKRDLASWKLTSFQRLDFTEANILASLTENNLIGSGGSGKVYRIAINRAGDFVAVKRIWSNEEMDHKLEKEFLAEVQILGTIRHANIVKLMCCISSEKSKLLVYEYMENHSLDRWLHGKKRSSSMGASSVRHSVLDWPTRFQIAIGAARGLCYMHHDCSTPIVHRDVKSSNILLDSEFKARIADFGLAKMLAKQGEAHTMSAVAGSFGYIAPEYAYTTKVNEKIDVYSFGVVLLELATGREPNSGDDEDTSLAEWAWRQFGQGKPVSNCLDQEIKEPCFLQEMTAVFNLGLVCTHSLPSNRPSMKDVLEILRRCSPDNNGEKKTVSEFDIVPLLGNVTCLSSNRRSNRLSDDNDDSLVYSV